Proteins encoded by one window of Salvia splendens isolate huo1 chromosome 14, SspV2, whole genome shotgun sequence:
- the LOC121764584 gene encoding LOB domain-containing protein 12-like: protein MGGGTSPCASCKLLRRRCAKDCIFSPYFPPDDPHKFAIVHKVFGASNVSKMLQELPFHQRGDAVSSLVYEANARMRDPVYGCVGAISFLQNQVSQLQMQLAVAQAEILCIQMQQEQQQQQQPPPLMTHNNDHHSGEDDKSSLVNFSSLQHYLSFASTSSTNNVMQDPLKRESLWT from the exons ATGGGAGGAGGAACTTCGCCCTGCGCCTCCTGCAAACTCCTCCGGAGACGCTGCGCAAAAGACTGCATTTTCTCCCCTTATTTCCCCCCCGACGATCCTCACAAGTTCGCCATCGTTCACAAGGTGTTTGGAGCTAGCAATGTGAGCAAGATGCTGCAG GAGCTCCCTTTTCATCAAAGAGGAGATGCAGTGAGTAGCTTAGTGTATGAGGCTAATGCTAGGATGAGGGACCCTGTGTACGGCTGCGTTGGGGCGATTTCGTTTCTGCAGAATCAAGTTTCTCAGCTGCAGATGCAGCTAGCAGTGGCTCAAGCAGAGATACTTTGCATTCAGATGCAGCaagagcagcagcagcagcagcagccgcctCCGTTGATGACTCATAACAATGATCATCATAGCGGTGAAGATGACAAGTCCTCTCTTGTTAACTTTAGTAGCCTCCAACACTATCTTAGCTTTGCTTCCACTAGTTCTACTAATAATGTGATGCAAGATCCTCTCAAGAGAGAGTCCCTTTGGACTTGA
- the LOC121763802 gene encoding protein DOUBLE-STRAND BREAK FORMATION-like isoform X2, which translates to MPHSATIYQEISLFRSRIQNRRVDDVTIRVLESILVSKDVQSSIDFKSVLKRFMRDESLLIFGEIAEEPVEIKLTCAEFLIRVFAMIGDVESCLALRYEALVLRDEMASIHPYLQVTSKEWLTFTEHSLENGYHSIANQACEKARMSSGAVHLESDYLFHDVNVMEKIGRLKDDALLKISSQSGTG; encoded by the exons ATGCCGCACTCAGCTACAATATATCAGGAAATTTCCCTCTTTCGCTCTCGGATTCAAAATCGAAG GGTTGATGATGTAACAATTCGAGTTCTCGAGTCGATTTTAGTTTCAAAAGATGTGCAGTCGTCGATTGATTTCAAATCGGTTTTGAAACGGTTCATGAGAGATGAATCTCTTCTTATCTTCGGTGAAATCGCGGAAGAACCAGTCGAGATTAAGCTTACATGTGCTGAGTTTCTGATTCGTGTTTTTGCTATGATTGGCGACGTCGAG AGTTGCTTGGCCTTGAGATATGAAGCATTGGTTCTACGAGACGAGATGGCTAGTATTCACCCTTATCTTCAAGTCACTTCTAAAGAATGGCTCACCTTCACTGAGCATTCACTTGAAAATGGATACCATTCCATTGCAAATCAG GCATGTGAAAAGGCACGTATGTCCTCAGGCGCTGTTCACCTGGAATCAGATTATTTGTTCCATGATGTGAATGTGATGGAAAAAATCGGTAGATTGAAGGATGATGCTTTGCTCAAGATTTCTTCACAATCTG GCACAGGCTAA
- the LOC121763802 gene encoding protein DOUBLE-STRAND BREAK FORMATION-like isoform X1 encodes MPHSATIYQEISLFRSRIQNRRVDDVTIRVLESILVSKDVQSSIDFKSVLKRFMRDESLLIFGEIAEEPVEIKLTCAEFLIRVFAMIGDVESCLALRYEALVLRDEMASIHPYLQVTSKEWLTFTEHSLENGYHSIANQACEKARMSSGAVHLESDYLFHDVNVMEKIGRLKDDALLKISSQSVQAQAKAYSKWKKVKESAQQLTIPTESQKGSSRFRSGIKTHNLRKLHEYQSLRRLSR; translated from the exons ATGCCGCACTCAGCTACAATATATCAGGAAATTTCCCTCTTTCGCTCTCGGATTCAAAATCGAAG GGTTGATGATGTAACAATTCGAGTTCTCGAGTCGATTTTAGTTTCAAAAGATGTGCAGTCGTCGATTGATTTCAAATCGGTTTTGAAACGGTTCATGAGAGATGAATCTCTTCTTATCTTCGGTGAAATCGCGGAAGAACCAGTCGAGATTAAGCTTACATGTGCTGAGTTTCTGATTCGTGTTTTTGCTATGATTGGCGACGTCGAG AGTTGCTTGGCCTTGAGATATGAAGCATTGGTTCTACGAGACGAGATGGCTAGTATTCACCCTTATCTTCAAGTCACTTCTAAAGAATGGCTCACCTTCACTGAGCATTCACTTGAAAATGGATACCATTCCATTGCAAATCAG GCATGTGAAAAGGCACGTATGTCCTCAGGCGCTGTTCACCTGGAATCAGATTATTTGTTCCATGATGTGAATGTGATGGAAAAAATCGGTAGATTGAAGGATGATGCTTTGCTCAAGATTTCTTCACAATCTG TCCAGGCACAGGCTAAAGCATACTCgaagtggaaaaaagttaagGAGAGTGCACAACAGTTAACCATCCCTACTGAATCACAAAAAGGAAGTTCTCGGTTTAGAAGTGGGATCAAAACGCATAATTTGCGGAAATTGCATGAATATCAAAGTCTTCGAAGGTTATCCCGATGA
- the LOC121764332 gene encoding uncharacterized protein LOC121764332, with product MGVILPSSFVVGARWIGYPNLFITFTCNPKWPEIQRFVRSRVLKSDDRPDIVSRMFKVKLDGFIRDVKTKKIFGAIKAVIYTIEFQKGTYDAWFVWCGLKSSHCMRDGRCTMYYPKKFVSDTVFNDDGYPIYRRRDNGRVVLKDGVSLDNRYVVPHNHFLLVKYGGHINVEWCNQSRSIKYLFKYVHKGYDRVRTSFFQSGVDGAEKNLDEVSLYYDCRYVFSCEAGWRTFGFEIQYKDPSVERLSFHLSNEHHVIFYEADSLDNVFNRRTIHESKFLGWMEANKLYSEGRNLTYGEFPTKFVWKKDHWQPRKQRYSVGRLFYVAPGSGDMYYLRCLLNIVKRAKCYEDLRFVNGVQCDSFRDACFALGLLDDNKEYIDGIVEASFWSSAHSLRLQFVSLLSSESVSRLDVLWKKYWKHLSDDVVYNQRKLRNRPDLVLSDDEIHNIVLADVEKLLMNVGKSLHDYHGMPYPEPQYFETFQNTLISDELSYDRDALGREHLEFLSKFTDE from the exons ATGGGTGTTATATTGccttccagttttgttgttGGTGCCCG ATGGATTGGATATCCAAATCTTTTTATAACATTTACCTGCAATCCTAAGTGGCCTGAGATTCAGAGGTTTGTTAGGTCTAGGGTTCTAAAATCAGATGATCGTCCTGATATCGTTAGTAGGATGTTTAAAGTGAAGTTGGATGGTTTCATAAGGGATGTGAAGACTAAGAAAATATTTGGAGCCATTAAAGCAg TTATTTACACCATTGAGTTTCAGAAAG GAACTTATGATGCATGGTTCGTGTGGTGTGGTTTAAAATCATCCCATTGCATGCGTGATGGACGTTGTACTATGTATTATCCGAAGAAATTTGTTTCTGATACAGTATTTAATGATGATGGTTATCCCATTTATAGGCGTAGAGATAATGGTCGGGTTGTGTTGAAGGATGGTGTTTCTTTGGATAACAGATATGTTGTGCCTCACAATCATTTTCTCCTTGTGAAATATGGTGGTCATATTAATGTCGAGTGGTGCAATCAGTCCCGTTCAATCAAGTATTTGTTCAAATATGTACATAAGGGTTATGATAGGGTGAGGACTTCTTTTTTCCAATCTGGTGTTGATGGTGCTGAAAAGAATTTGGATGAAGTTAGTTTGTATTATGATTGTAGATATGTATTTTCATGTGAAGCTGGTTGGAGAACTTTTGGATTTGAGATTCAATACAAGGATCCTTCTGTTGAACGGTTGAGTTTTCATCTCTCTAATGAACATCATGTCATTTTTTATGAAGCCGATTCTTTAGATAACGTCTTCAATCGTAGGACGATTCATGAGAGTAAGTTCTTAGGTTGGATGGAGGCAAATAAGTTATATTCTGAAGGTAGAAATTTGACATATGGTGAATTTCCAACCAAGTTTGTATGGAAGAAGGATCATTGGCAACCTAGAAAACAACGTTATTCGGTTGGGAGGTTATTTTATGTTGCTCCCGGATCTGGTGATATGTATTACTTGAGATGTTTGTTGAATATTGTTAAGAGAGCTAAATGTTATGAGGATCTTAGATTTGTTAATGGTGTTCAGTGTGATTCATTTAGAGATGCATGCTTCGCTTTAGGATTGTTGGATGACAATAAGGAGTATATTGATGGAATTGTTGAGGCTTCTTTTTGGTCGTCTGCTCATTCACTGAGATTGCAATTTGTAAGTCTGTTGTCATCAGAATCTGTATCTCGACTGGATGTTTTATGGAAAAAGTATTGGAAACATTTATCTGATGATGTTGTTTATAATCAAAGAAAATTAAGGAATCGACCAG ATTTGGTGCTGAGCGATGATGAAATTCATAATATTGTGTTAGCCGATGTTGAGAAATTATTAATGAACGTTGGTAAAAGTTTGCATGACTACCATGGTATGCCGTATCCAGAACCACAGTATTTTGAAACATTTCAAAATACTTTGATCAGTGATGAGTTGTCATACGATCGTGATGCTTTAGGAAGAGAACACTTGGAATTTCTATCAAAGTTTACAGATGAGTAA